From a single Microbacterium murale genomic region:
- the uxaC gene encoding glucuronate isomerase, translating to MRLSPSPDRLFPADPATRGLARGFYDAVKNAPILSPHGHVDPSILSDDVPFSDPADLLIVPDHYVLRLLHAHGIGLDRLGRGDSDAGAREIWREFAASWHLFAGTPVRFWFEDTLHSVFGLTEHPSSANADEQFDQISAWIAQPSSRPRALFDRFGIEVLATTDDPADTLTAHRALRDDAAFTGRVVPTFRPDRYMDPGNPNWTAALEALHAASGIECSTASGLVHALEDRRAFFQSLGATATDTGVVDAWATRLSSAELERIHRAGLDGSVSPREARAYRAHMLWELARMSSEDGLVMQLHPGVLRSHHRPTLDRFGPDSGHDLPLTTHYTEPLREVLNDFGTNETFRLVLFTVDETSFSRDLAPLAGFYPSVFVGAPWWFLDSPDGIRRFREAVTDSAGFYKTSGFIDDTRAYLSIPARHDVSRRMDAGWLATLVVTGRLGEEEAATIARDLVDGIPRHVFRL from the coding sequence GTGCGTCTCTCCCCCTCCCCCGACCGCCTGTTTCCGGCCGACCCCGCGACGCGGGGCTTGGCCCGCGGCTTCTACGATGCGGTGAAGAACGCCCCGATCCTCTCCCCTCACGGACACGTCGACCCCTCGATCCTCAGCGATGACGTGCCGTTCTCCGATCCAGCCGACCTGCTGATCGTGCCGGACCACTATGTTCTCCGTCTGCTGCACGCGCACGGCATCGGCCTCGATCGGCTCGGACGTGGTGACAGCGATGCCGGTGCACGAGAGATCTGGCGGGAGTTCGCGGCGAGCTGGCATCTGTTCGCCGGTACCCCTGTGCGGTTCTGGTTCGAGGACACTCTGCACTCCGTGTTCGGGTTGACGGAGCATCCGAGCTCGGCGAACGCCGATGAGCAGTTCGACCAGATCTCGGCCTGGATCGCTCAGCCCTCGTCCCGTCCCCGCGCGCTCTTCGATCGCTTCGGCATCGAGGTGCTCGCGACCACAGACGATCCGGCAGACACTCTGACAGCGCATCGCGCACTTCGCGACGACGCAGCATTCACCGGTCGAGTCGTGCCGACCTTCCGGCCAGACCGGTACATGGACCCGGGGAATCCGAACTGGACCGCAGCTCTCGAAGCACTCCATGCCGCGAGCGGCATCGAATGCAGCACAGCCAGCGGACTCGTTCACGCATTGGAAGACCGCCGGGCGTTCTTCCAATCCCTAGGTGCGACAGCTACCGACACCGGAGTCGTCGATGCCTGGGCGACGCGATTGAGTTCCGCGGAGCTCGAGCGGATCCATCGAGCGGGCCTCGACGGATCCGTGTCACCCCGGGAAGCGCGCGCGTACCGTGCGCACATGCTGTGGGAACTGGCCAGGATGTCGAGCGAAGACGGTCTGGTGATGCAGTTGCACCCCGGGGTGCTGCGCAGCCACCATCGGCCGACGCTGGACCGGTTCGGTCCAGACTCCGGTCACGACCTGCCGTTGACGACTCACTACACAGAGCCGCTACGCGAAGTACTGAACGACTTCGGCACCAATGAGACCTTCCGGCTCGTGCTGTTCACGGTCGATGAGACCTCGTTCTCTCGAGACCTCGCGCCGCTCGCCGGCTTCTACCCATCTGTGTTCGTCGGGGCACCGTGGTGGTTCCTGGACAGCCCGGACGGCATCCGACGCTTCCGCGAAGCTGTGACCGATTCCGCCGGGTTCTACAAGACCAGCGGCTTCATCGACGACACCCGCGCCTATCTGTCGATACCCGCACGTCACGACGTGTCTCGGCGGATGGATGCCGGGTGGTTGGCGACGCTCGTCGTGACAGGTCGACTGGGCGAGGAAGAAGCGGCGACGATCGCCCGCGACCTCGTCGACGGCATCCCCCGGCACGTCTTCCGGCTCTGA
- a CDS encoding LacI family DNA-binding transcriptional regulator → MTDTEVASPGDERPRERAATITDVARLAGVAASTVSRALSNPGRVNVVTRERIEEAAASLSYVPSAHAQSLTSGRTGSVALLVPDIANPFYFDLIRGAQRQLRAAGYTQLLVDTEESHDVEEETLDAMLKAADGVILAASRLDDAQLISAAGRQPLVTVNRDIPGVPSVIIDTPTGVRQALTHLHSLGHRRVAFVGGPTDSWSSARRWEALQTAAEDLGVDLSFIGPWAPNAAAGGAAADAVAASSVTACVVFNDLLAIGMLTRLTERGIRVPDDVSIVGTDDIFGAEFCHPPLTTVAAPIEEAGRVAVTMLLTQLETRGTPRMRTVLPTYLRTRQSSGQAPD, encoded by the coding sequence ATGACCGACACCGAAGTCGCATCTCCCGGCGATGAGCGTCCACGAGAACGAGCCGCCACGATCACCGATGTGGCACGCCTCGCCGGCGTCGCCGCGTCGACGGTTTCCCGTGCGCTCAGCAACCCGGGCAGGGTGAACGTCGTCACGCGGGAGCGCATCGAGGAGGCCGCGGCCTCTCTCTCGTACGTGCCGAGTGCGCACGCGCAGTCACTCACTTCCGGCCGCACCGGATCAGTCGCACTCCTCGTGCCGGACATCGCGAATCCGTTCTACTTCGACCTGATCCGTGGCGCTCAGCGGCAACTCCGCGCCGCCGGATACACGCAGCTGCTGGTCGACACCGAAGAGTCGCACGACGTCGAAGAAGAGACGCTCGACGCGATGCTGAAGGCGGCGGACGGCGTGATCCTCGCCGCGTCGCGCCTGGATGATGCCCAGCTCATCAGCGCAGCAGGACGCCAGCCGCTGGTCACAGTGAACCGCGACATCCCCGGTGTTCCCAGCGTGATCATCGACACGCCGACCGGAGTCCGCCAGGCGCTCACCCATCTGCACTCCCTCGGTCACCGTCGAGTCGCCTTCGTCGGCGGGCCCACCGACTCGTGGTCGAGTGCTCGACGCTGGGAAGCGCTGCAAACCGCCGCTGAGGATCTCGGTGTCGATCTGAGCTTCATCGGACCCTGGGCACCGAACGCCGCGGCCGGCGGAGCGGCGGCCGACGCGGTCGCCGCGAGCTCGGTCACCGCCTGCGTCGTGTTCAACGACCTGCTGGCGATCGGAATGCTCACCCGCCTCACCGAGCGCGGGATCAGGGTGCCGGACGACGTCTCCATCGTCGGCACCGACGACATCTTCGGCGCCGAGTTCTGCCATCCACCGCTCACGACGGTTGCCGCTCCCATCGAAGAAGCCGGCCGCGTCGCGGTCACCATGCTGCTCACTCAGCTCGAGACGCGCGGCACCCCGCGGATGCGCACCGTGCTGCCCACCTACCTCCGGACCCGCCAGAGCAGCGGCCAGGCACCGGACTGA
- a CDS encoding sugar phosphate isomerase/epimerase family protein, with translation MTPASTDTVTWELSGFGDEVDPDPRLQCAVLLALGASHIEVRSAWDINIVELDDARLAELDGIIRASGLGVSAVASPIGKSDLAQPIEFELGRLDRAIVAAGILGANYIRIFSFWQIDGAPVEDIRDEVITRMRRLADRAEQGGVVLLHENEKDIYGDIPERVLDIVQSVDSPALRLAWDNANFVQVGVRPFTDGFAALAPYVDYLQVKDATVATGDVVPAGEGDGELLQTITALRDRGFRGFASLEPHLTNANPLGGFTGPAGYGRAARAFRTLTDHAGVTLA, from the coding sequence ATGACGCCTGCTTCCACCGACACCGTCACCTGGGAACTTTCAGGATTCGGCGACGAAGTCGACCCGGATCCGCGACTGCAGTGCGCAGTCCTGCTCGCTCTCGGTGCCAGCCACATCGAGGTCAGGTCCGCCTGGGACATCAACATCGTCGAACTCGACGATGCCCGGCTCGCCGAACTCGACGGGATCATTCGCGCTTCGGGCCTCGGTGTCTCGGCCGTCGCTTCACCGATCGGCAAGAGCGATCTCGCTCAGCCGATCGAGTTCGAGCTCGGACGTCTGGATCGTGCGATCGTGGCCGCCGGCATCCTCGGCGCGAACTACATCCGGATCTTCTCGTTCTGGCAGATCGATGGCGCGCCGGTCGAAGACATCCGCGACGAGGTGATCACTCGGATGCGCCGTCTCGCCGATCGTGCGGAGCAGGGCGGTGTCGTCCTGCTGCATGAGAACGAGAAGGACATCTACGGCGACATCCCGGAGCGAGTGCTCGACATCGTGCAATCCGTCGATTCGCCCGCCCTTCGACTGGCATGGGACAACGCGAACTTCGTGCAGGTGGGCGTCAGGCCCTTCACCGATGGCTTCGCCGCTCTCGCTCCTTACGTCGACTATCTGCAGGTGAAGGATGCGACCGTCGCCACAGGCGATGTCGTGCCGGCCGGCGAAGGCGATGGGGAACTTCTGCAGACGATCACCGCTCTTCGCGATCGCGGATTCCGCGGCTTCGCCTCCCTCGAACCCCACCTCACCAATGCCAATCCGCTGGGCGGTTTCACCGGCCCAGCGGGATACGGACGCGCGGCCCGCGCCTTCCGAACCCTCACCGATCACGCTGGAGTGACACTCGCATGA